A window of Magallana gigas chromosome 8, xbMagGiga1.1, whole genome shotgun sequence genomic DNA:
CAAGATTTATCGAATGGTTCATGTGTTTGATTCATTAtatatgacgtcaaaatttattttagttGAAAGATCTTACAAGTGCCTATAAATGCGATTCTGAAATTTGagatattaaaggggcatggtcatgattttggtcaaaaattatttctccGATTTAATGTGTACAATGCTTCATcagtaaagcatttttaataggcagcCAAAATTTaggtgtcattcgttgagttatgagcgagttacagagcttacaattctttgctatgtaaataaagcttttgtttacgttttgaatgttgaagtgaaaattccagttttagaccaaaaataatgtgtaaaacgttagtaactgtttattcatgcttaaaatgaataagaagatagacaattcattttgaaaaagatttttactggtatattgaacctacatgtatgtaaacaaaaacagggcacaagccttaattaattgtttacatgacaaagagttatttatcttgcttataactctacgattgactctcaaaattcatttgatcattagaaatgaaaTCCTACAgcattgttaaaattaaaaacagaaaaataaaatttgcccAAAATCGggatcatgcccctttaattccGTTGATGATGTTTCATACCAATAATTTGGTCTAATGTGGTAATAAGGAGCACGAACACTATGAAAAAATGgtgttatataaatttttttttataacagatGAAGGAAATCAGGTACCAATTCAATGTAGGCGTTTTCTTGACGTCTGACAAAAGAAATCAATCCCAATTTCCTACAGTCATCTCCTAGAAACCTAGAAACCGCTGTTtcaatgtgttctagaaatatgTATTTGTATCCGAAATACTTTTCAGGCTATTTTATATGGAATTCCAATATGAAGTTTCATTCATTACTAGTACTTAATTCGTAATCGAAGTAACCGTTATGTACTAGAACTAGATAAATTTCAATTAACCATGACAGCATCAATATACAGTCTATAATATATAAAGTCATTTAATACATCTTAGCTTTAAGTATTTCATCCATACGTTGCGGCTATTAGTTATTTAAAATCATGCAAACTTATTATGGACATCTTTtaatacttgattttttttaaagtaaaagtcGAGAACATAGATTGTTTTTACCGTTTTCTGAGAGACTGTAGGTTTTCTGAATGCATCCCTTAAATTTTGTTAGTCTTGGAAAAATCTCAGGAATTTATTACACCTTTTCTTCATATTTCTTTGAAGCTGATAGCATATTGAATAATTCCTTAACTGTGTTGTTAACCTTACAGTTAACTTTAATACACCTTTTCAGAGAggtgaaatatatttataaaagttacAGAAAACACgtgtttgttttgaattaagtGGACGTGTCGATATTACATATCGATTGGCTGTTTACGGGTGTTTACGGGTGAATAGGGTGAATTATTCCGTGCTACGCATGACTTGTACACATATAAAGTagaatttgggttttttttaagttattctAAGTTCGATTCCACTTTGCAATAGACTATCCCCACCCACCCCTCCCaaatgataacattgaatttctgTCAGTTTTTTGTTTCTACatgatttttcttcttttgtagAATGAGTATGCTTGTACTTGTTTATGAAAGTAAAGAGACTGAGAGCCGTTTAAGTTTGtactatattatacattatACGATTATTAAAGTTTGTTGCATTCGCGCAATTGGCTTATCCTATAAATtatgtgtttgtgttttattttataaataattttttgttcggTTGAACTGGTGAATAAGAACATAGTACTATACAATCAAACGCTTGCTACTTATCTCGTACTGGCTTCGGCGTGTTATAACGTTTATGTTTATGCACCACTATTACCTGGCCTGCATGCACTATCTCAAAACAACTGCCGTATTCACCTTGAATTTTCTACTTTTGTTATGAATCGTCCCAATTTAACGATTTACTCCTAATTCTATAAACAAATGACATTCCACATTCCACTCCACTGCAAATCCAGTAATTAATGGGATGTATGAACAATGACTAAATATAAACCACAACAATGAATCACTTTACCAGTGTTGGACAGGAATTCGTAGGACGGTTTTGGATTATCCCGGGATGTTAGTCTCAATAATTGTAGGTCTCCCAAAGTCCCACTCTGTGCTGTTGCTTTCAGGCTAGCAAAAGCTGGGTCAAACCTCCTATAAGCGAACGAAGCATAATCGAGTCTGAATATAACATGTAACAATTAAGAAAGTTGGAAAAAGAAGAACTGATAATATACTGAGTATTTGAAGATGCCACTGATTTTACCAGCAACAAAATACAGTACAATTGGctattttattgttattgggctttttcaaattattgttctttctatttatgaaaattattttcaattcgTCATAGTCGTGGGAGGAGGAGAAGCCAGGATGGGAAGGAGCcatgaggaggaggaggaggaggaggaggaggaggaggaggagccatgaggaggaggaggagccatgaggaggaggaggaagGATGAGGAGGGAGGAGCTAGATGAGGAGCAGGAAGGAGGATGGATGAGCAAGAGGAGGAGCAGGAAGAAGGAGGAGGAGGGAGGAGCAAGAGGATGAGCATGAGGGAGGAGCAAGAAGGAGGAGCAAGAGGAGGAAGAGCAGGAAGGAGGAGCAAGAGGGGGAGGAGAAGGGGAAGAGCCAGAGGAGGAGCAAGAGCAGAAGAGGAGGAGGAGAAGGCAATAGTTTATGTAGAATAATGTTAAGCCAATAGGCAGCCCATTGAGGAGGATGTTTAATTTGGTCATcactttgatttaatatttgcAACCTTTGAAATGAAGTCAGCAATACAGTTCCATAATTTTCAGCAGTTTCGTAGCAGGTTTTTATGTCTGTGAAGGATTCAGCTGTAGGCTTTTCCACCATCACAGATTTCCCTGCCAAACAGATAACCTGTTAGATGCAAATCCACGTCACACGGTGAAcataatatgtaaatatattttttacaaacctTCTTTCAAGCTATCACATATAATTTCTGCGTGCGTGCTTGTTGGACTGAATACAAAAACAGCATCAACTCTGGAAAACGTAAAGTAGatcaattattgaaaaattataaatgtcttattctaatgtacatgtaagtgatGTCATTACATAGTACTTGATAAAGTCAGACCAAATGTTGTGGAgattattttatcataacaaTATTGTAATCGAAGGTTGTAACATTTGTGTATCGCCATTTGTATATATCGTCAAATTAAGACAATCTCAAAAGTTCTTTATTTACTAGTGCATTATTTACTTCATTGTCTGGAAAATTGATACATATAACTGAGTTCAGTATGTTACGGTAAACtagtattgaatgaaaaatttctatttttcatGAGCTATTCTTCGTGTCTTAAAAATACGCTTTCGCTAACAATTGCCTATCTTTTACGAAAAAACGCATAACTTTTGCAAAAATTGAATAACTTTTTTATAGCTCATGTAAATTGTTACTGTATAAATTAGCTTTTACAGTCATGTTTATCAAAATGAGTGAAGTATCAAAATGAATTTACATATCTCAAAAGCTCTCATTTTTTCGCGAACTTATATATACACCTTTTTGTGACAGTCTCGCGTTGAAAAAGTAATGCGTTGAAAAAGTAATGCGTTCATTTGTGACGACTTTCGAATTACGCTATGTAAATAACCCAAATGGCTTTCGTATAATAATACAATCAACTCaacaataatgaaaaaagaatgtcatcctgataaaaaaaaatgaattaaaactcCAATAACCCTTTGTCAGCTAGAAGCGATTTCCTGTCCTTGAACGTGAGAAAAGGGATGTCGTGAAGGAAAAGTTGATCTTTCACTTTCTGGCTTTGTTGTTCATTCTCCTCAACAACCCAGTTAATGTTGTATCTTCTGTCTCGGAGGATGTTGGGAATATGGACCGAACTTGCAATGCGCCCCGCTCCGAACACACCAACATTCAGGCGGTCTTTCGTCTTGTTCTTTTCTACTACTGTAGAAAACGACAAGCGTTGACATTTCTGTAAAACATACAATATGATTTAGTTCACGCAGAAATGAGTTTGAATTTTAGTGTTCCACTGTCTTCCAAGATTTGGCCTCTCTGGGCTTAAACTTACAAAATTTCTATTGGTTTAATCatcaataacaaaaatacaCTTGTCAGGAATCTAAACTTTACTCATGGTtcaattaaacaataaactgctttctttggtgtttcatgcgggatatgaaggtagagACATTGCACAAAAATACATTACCCACGTTAGCGggttatataactttttcctgcaatgatcgctataCCTTCATAACTccaatgaatcatcaaagaaagaattttattaTCTATATGTATCTCtttcttttaagaaaattaatggATTAATCGTAAATAGTAAAagtaactaaattattgttaatgtacgaTAGTTAAAAGAAACAACCAAGTCGGCATATTGATGAGGTAAatgaatttgagtctgacaggatcatgattatttcgtgcagtctgtgGTTCTTCCGACCGATCGATAATCTGGTTAGAATTGGATCGTGTCGATTTCAGCCCTGTCATTTATTATAGAGCTATGAAATATaatcaatttccgtaagaaatagaggaaatcacacttggtgaatgtaaatattacattatacatgcatatgttcATTGTGGTTTCATATTGTGGTTCATTACAGTTCATTGTGGTTTCATATTGCGGTTCGTTGCAGTTCATTGTGGTTTCATATTATGGTTCATTGCAGTTCATTGTGGTTAAAAGACACGCCGCATAGGTATACAAATTCTAATTAAAGGAGGGATGGGCGGGTGAAGTCTTACAATAGTCCAAGGTCCTGAATGtgatatatataagaaaatttcTTCCAGTGTTAGTTGGTAAATGGTCGATACTCAATCTTGTCAGCTTTGCTTCAGGTTTTATAATGTCAATATCTGGTGCTCAATAACGATTATCCCAATTGTTGCtcaacattatatttttattatcaattttaatagCCCTGGTACTTCAACAGCTTAAGGAATAAtccttacaaaaatttagattactgggaatcaaaatttgtacatgacagAATTTTTATTCCCAATAATCTAATTTTTTGTAGAGGgcaataatataaatatacatgtagttaagtgAGATAATGAAAAAGTGCAAACTAGACAGAACATGTGTTACATCAAAAGTTTGGAATCAAAGATTTGTAAacttaaatgtataaaatatctaaattgttacAGATTTTAATGTAACACAGGTCAAACGCTTGACAACATTCATTAGTATATCGAAtcagccagactgaaatataCGCGCCCCGTTTAaagattggtcgaaacctaccgCGACcttagaaaaatcacggactgcacgaaataatcatgatgatgtcagaagacgatttggctgtttcttttagctaacgtacccGTGTATATTATCAGAAAttcagtgaattttacttactttttataatcagtttatcaattagtgaaatgaaagatgtaaatataaacaatgaaatactttctttgatgattcatgcggattatgaaggtagcgatcactgcagaaaaaataacataactCGCTAACGcgagttatgtattttttctgcaatgtcgccaccttcatatcccgccatcgtcggatacccacgggtgatcgCGTCTTTTACTTATCAGTGATAAGTGATAAGTAAAAGACGcgatcacccgtgggtatccgacgatgatatcccgcatgaatcaccaaagattAAATATATGCTGAGCAGAGGCTTACAAAAGTGTCCTAAATCTACCACCGTAAGACAGGCATAAAGGTGAATAGCCGATCTATTTAGTTAAGTTTACCTAAAGTGGGTCGTCATATTATCTTGCAGGAGTCTCCACctctttgtctgtctgtctgtctgtctgtctgtctctgtctctctctctctctctctctctctctctctctcattgagaGAGTCTTTTTAAAGACCTTAACATATTTGTCGTAATGCACATTTGCAAATTACATTGGTCACTCATTCAGAGGAGTTTCCAAACCATGGCAGTCGTTTAAAGACAATGCACGTGTACAAAAAAACAATACATGCAACAAAACATACACGTGCAGATTAACGTCAATTAAATTATATGGTACTGCATGTTTGAAGCCAACGCACCTGTATTTGTCGACAGGAGAGTCTCAGCTCTGTATACCACTTCGTTAACCTGACGAGCATCAGTAGATCTTAGTAGAGACGGACAGACCAACAAAGCACCTGAACAGACCAGAATAAACACGTGTGCGTCTATATTTTTATTGGCCTGTTTACATATTGGCGTTGGATGGAAGCACATCGGTGCTAAAATTGATTAGAAGTATATGGAAAAGTTCACCTGAGAATCACGTGaccaaaaaaatagaaaaataagttTTGATGAAACAAATGAAGGAATGTTGAATATTTGATTGTGTGTTTCTTTCTAAtgaatgcatacatgtacttgatatatttctttccattttttattatttagaataTGTATGTATATCTGCCAGGGAAAAAAAcctcaggtacatgtatttgaaaaaatcaataaaatgtttttaaaaaggtaacGTATCATATGCTTAATTAACTTTAATGTTCCTGTAGGcctaataagaaaaaaaatattttctaatacGAGTAAGTGTTCAAAGATAACGTTATAAAGGTTAATTTGTACGTTACTAAGTACAGGGGTCAAAATATAGAACACAGATCGACCTAGTTGAATGTAATATCAAACACAGGCCCGATAACCAAAGTCAATTCCTATCTTTAAAGATATGCTGGGGCAACTTCTATATTTTCAACTATAACTGCACTCTATTTTTGATATTGGGATCATTTTAAATGTGTTAATCAGTCGAAATATGGTGTCATTGATTTACTTAagtttggcttttttttttttaattcccctatatatttcaaacaagacttattttaaaaagtttgtctGGCGttatttttgtcagattttaaaGAGATTTGTATTGATTTAAGCAGATCATTCAATTTGCACTttttgacatactttaaaatacatgtacttctttgaCTACGCAttagtaaattttaatattttaaacacaaactaaaatattttgaaatagctTTACTTAAAATATCCTTTGCAATAGGCAAGccaaaaaaatctttctttggATTGCTAATATCAATTCTCGTGAACGGAGGGTTAGCAAGTTATCTAAATATGAATGATGCCAAAAATCTAAAGATCGAAATTCTGAATTTCTGAATCCAGATCTTTTCAAAATCAGTCAAGGGATTACTCTTTGaccattcttttaaaaaatgtggttttcaaagaaacatattgtgaacagaaaaaaaaatacatactcTTGGGACGTAAGTTAGTATCGGAACTCTACAACTAAAACAGCGAACATGCGCGTCCCCGGAAAAataccccccacccccgatgggataattttgtttgttgagaggggggggggggtgtcagaGGCTTATTACTCTGCGTCTGTCTGCGGAGCGAGAAcagtattttttagaattagaGCTCcatgtttacaaaaatatagatTATTTACTACTGGATAATATTTCTGGATGTTTCCTTTacttaataattgtttatatctAAGCATATCGCGTACAGTGTATCTTAAAATTcgaggtagatctgatggttcaTTTCAAATTGTAACCATCCAGCCTCAAAGCCTCTTATACTCATGATACTGTCAACtaattgtcatgttgtaaattttgtatttgctgcgacccggtaaattcaaaatttacaaaatgacaaTACACTGTATATCAGAAATGGAAAGATCTCTAAATAAGAAAAGGtcgtttcaatttcaattaCTAGATTCCCTTGGTGGGGAAAacagaaggggggggggtgttaaatgatattttgtCGGTGGGTGGGCTGGCTCGTAACCAATATTTGGTGATTTCACTTTATGACTCGAGATTTCtcagttgatttttttcttgagGGATAAAATGTCATGCCCGAAAAGAGTTATCAACAACGACTTTTCAGATGCAAGCACGTGTATGTTGAAGCAGTTATAATTTTCATAcgtaaataagtcttatttatcaataaattatttgttcacTGGCTAGTATATActgtaatatttacataataacGAGACGTACGTTTTTTCCGGAAAATCGTAAGCTGTTAATTGTCCTTTCTTTTTAGCGACATTCTGGAAGTTTCCGATGTCGAGTACGAGCAGGTAATATAGTTTTTATTTTCGATTTAATGTTTATTGCTTTGTTTGATTACTTTATGAATCAATCAAGGTTcgatttataacaaattataaagCTGGTCATATTAGTACATATTTAAAAGCAGTGTTAGCCTCAACACTGAAGGTCAGAACTTGGACCGGACGCATTGAACTTGGCCGGTATATAATGAGTGCCTGAAACAATGATGTGGCGATAATTTgagatttatgaaatatattcagtatttatttttgttgaataTAAGAAAGTAAAACACTACGTCTGTCGTTTCATATTATGGTGAGAAtccattgatttatttattttattgtgaaaGGGGACAGGGtttgatattctttttttttttagacaaatgTTGACACCACAAAGTGTCAAAAATTAGAACATATGCGGAGTAAATACTAGgtttttgtataataaagatAGGATTATCTTCCATTCCAAGGGTATATATATACTCATTGGAGAAGTTTAATGTACAGTACAAGGAGATTCTTTGCAATATTGGTCAATGATGTTGGTATGGTGAGTTTATGTAATTATCGCCATTGATTATGCATCAATAGTAGTAATTTTTTAAGTGAATGCATTGTCACATGATAACAGGCAgactaaattaaattttaattaatttttttagccaTGGTTTTATAGTGAAGATGGCATACTAATTGCATAGATACACCTTCATAATTCTAACATGATCATCTAATAAAACTTTAACACGAGGAAAGGGTAggatggtaaaaaaaaagtacagtGCATGTTATGAGTTTGATATattataagtaagtaagtaagtaagtaagtaaataatttattatagtgacatgtgttataacaattacaaaatgttatacaaaatacataatgaaacacccggcccattgggcctatatgtcactgcaaatacaattataacataaatatacacatattacGCATTGcgttttttatacaataatgatTGTCTGTAAAGGTAAgattcaattaaatatttagaggTTTGTCTAGGAAAATTTGacagtagaaaaaaaatacagtctAAATTTGACATTACCAGTGTTGGATTATATcctatattattaaataattccCTTCTAAAATCAGAATAGATTGTACAATTCAGCAGAAAATGACTCTCGTcttctatttcatttaatacacaaaaattacatattctttcaTCGAGAGGTTCCCCCTTATATCGCCCCGTTTCAATTCTAATTGGGAGTATCCCACATCTGAATTGTGCCAAAATAGATCTTTGAGATTTTGAGATGTTCATTTCAAggtaattttcagttttaaaatttgttttaatgctTTTATACAATCGCAATTTTGGTAGTTGATTTATCTTTCCTAACCATTCATTTTCATAAGTAagaaacagcttgttttcaaattcattaacaTCACAGATTGATAAATTATCGTAAATATATAACAGATTCATGGATTCAAATAGTGATTTAATACGTGATGTCCATCTAGATAAACCAGTTTGATTAAAGTCCCACAGGAAAACACGCTTTGTTAGCCGATCGTCCTCCATTGTCAGCAATCGATTCCATAATCGCACGGCGTTAATACAGTGTCTATGATAACAGAGTTTCCATCCAAATTCCCCGTGTAGCGCTGGTAAAGGTGTAAATCTGTGAACGCCTAAGTAAAAACGTAAGGCTCGATTCTGTACCATTTCAATAGAATGATAATTCTGGAGGCCCCACACTTCACTACAGTAATCCAAAACTGGTGctacacaatttaaaaacaatttttcaaaagttgaaATTCCTATTTCTTTATATGGACGAATTTTGGAAATCATGCCTCCGAGAGCGCGTCCACCAGCTTTTGATAAAGTATCGGCGTTGTTttggaaattcattttttcatgaaatattacACCAAGGTATTTATAATCTGTATTATACTGGAGAATATTGCTGTTAATTTGGAACTGAAAATCGCTTCGGGGTCcttttttcctaaaatgtataattcctgattttttcatatttatatgaaGACGCCATTTTTCACACCAGTAAGACACAGTATccaatattttttgcaaattttcttTTGAGTCGGATAAAATAGCAATATCATCagcatacaataaaatacctaAATTGATTTCGCCCACCGTTATACCTTTCCTCagttctttaatttcttttgcgAGATCGTTAATGAAAAGAGCAAAGAGGGTCGGTGATAAGTTGTCTCCTTGTCGTACCCCAGCTGAAGTAGAGAACCAGTCGGTACATAGCTCACTGACTCTTACACACGATACTGTGTTTccataaatagattttattgaattgtaaaaatcCCCGTCGATTCCATTATTTAAGAGGGAGAACTTTAAGAGGTCACGGTCCACTGTATCGAAAGCTTTTTGTAGATCGATGAACGCAACGAATGTTTCTTTTCTATTCTGTATAATACTGTTAAGTGTAAAAACGTGGTCAGCACAAGAGCGTTCACGTCGGAATCCATTTTGCTCATCAACAAGCAGGTTGTTATCTTCTAAATATGATACCAATCTATGATTTAAAATAGAGctgtacattttataaatagttgaTAATAGACTGATTCCTCGATAGTTAAGCGGTACTCTTGGGTCACTGTTagaatcttttaaaataggACATATAATAGCTTGTCGCCACACAGAGGGAATTATATGGGACTCAAAACATAACATGAAGAGGCGATGAATAACTTCTATTACACAATCGTATTTGAGCACTTCATATGGGATTTCATCTACACCAGAGGATTTTCCATTTTTAgatttcataataacatttttcaCTTCATCGAGTTCTATAGGTCTGTTAAGGTAAGGATTATGTTCTCTAAGGGGGTCCAGCATATTATTTTCCATGAAGTTTACCGATTCTTTGACACGTTGGAGAAAGGCGTCATTGCTGgctacattatacatgtaatgattgTTGTCTAACAGTGAATTCCATAGCAgtatttttaagaaatgttaCAAGAAATATCATAATGCACTTCTTGATTAAAACAGCTAGCTGCTGGGACATCCTTTGACACTAATATTCAGTTGCAATTTACCATTTAAGCCCATGGGCCACTTGTTCAATTGATATGATGTCAGTATCAAGATTTAATGTGTCAGAACATATGACCGTAGGCATCAATGTTAAAAGCTTTTAAAGAGGATTGGTGGTCAACatattaaccatcagatctacctaaaatttgaatatattagTATTTTACCTTTAAACTATTATTAGCTATAAAAGAATAATCCATAAAGTGATACTTAAAAATTTTGggtattttcacaatttttataaagagcTCTCCTTCTTGCATGTTcttaaggagatcaatacagtctaaaaatagcAATGACATCAAGCCCTCTTTCTTGATAGAATTTAACCcttattttaagaatttaaaaaaattgatgagaGCTATGGATACCGGTATCTATAAAATTGTTGAGGATATGATAgatatatacttttataaataaaaagtgtaacaaatgaatttgataaaatgaattaGAAAGGACTATGTTTGGTAttgtcaaatatctgcccccaattttaaccaatatttatataaatagcaTTGTATTAATTCAAATTATATGGTAGATGTCTATCACATTAATCTTGATATACGTCATCATCGTCCAATAGCTGCTCATCTTTGACATCACAAAAATGGACACATTCTGacaattttgccaaaaaataaaaatattgtcatttttccttcatattttgcCTTTGATAGTATTGAGcacaggtctgctcaagtacaatTTTAACGTATGTTTTTGTTCTGGTAATTTTGCACATCATAgttaaaaatggtacttgagcaagcatGGGCTTAAttgatgtttcccagtcgaaaaaccgtCTGTAAACACCCATTTTTTGCtccaaaacattaatttatcaaaataagacaatcttcCTGACATCATTAATACATTATGATGTCCCAGGGGTGGTCACATTTTACACacttgaatattttaatatgattttaactatcttttaccttattttttaaagctcTCTTAGAATGGAAGTTTGAATTTGGGGGCGAGAAATGCATAATATTGCACACAGtcctttataaataaattgtaaagacttaatatgttttaaatatactgTATGCGGTATACAttccttttatgatttattttgaaataaacctCTATAATTGCCATCAAGTCAATCAGATATAAATAGAATGGCCTACATTGCTGTATTCCTTTAGGTTATTTATACTACAAAGACATATGTTAAagtaaatgaaatgatatttgctttaatttatttatagacATATAATCTAAATGTAAAATACTTTCTATTTTCATCATCGTAAACCCATGGTCGGTCTTCTCTTACCTGAGCTATGAGAAGCGAGTCTGACTATGATAATTTTGTGGGCTTAATTTTGAAACTTTATCCCGACTTACAGATATATTATACTGGCTTGTGACCAGTTCttgccgagtaccatttctcgccaggacattgtgacatcattttatcaacacataaaattacatACGAAAACTgatgtcacaatgtactggcgagaaatggtactcggcgagaactggtcgcacgccagtactgtaTGGGTAATTCAGTTGTAACGATGACTACA
This region includes:
- the LOC105348320 gene encoding uncharacterized oxidoreductase YrbE; this encodes MLVRLTKWYTELRLSCRQIQKCQRLSFSTVVEKNKTKDRLNVGVFGAGRIASSVHIPNILRDRRYNINWVVEENEQQSQKVKDQLFLHDIPFLTFKDRKSLLADKGVDAVFVFSPTSTHAEIICDSLKEGKSVMVEKPTAESFTDIKTCYETAENYGTVLLTSFQRRFDPAFASLKATAQSGTLGDLQLLRLTSRDNPKPSYEFLSNTDQEGCNLISDMAIHDIDMLVWLTSCAAPKSVFVMTHIRDETLQKIGEPDAGVVALTFQDGLMATIDVFRECVYGYDIRTEMFGTKGMAMADNPRRSSYSVDYLQGSNSPPLHYSFPQRFEKAFELALAHFYSCLSGDVQPLITKEECLLVSKIIEKAVESYKTGKVVNF